From the Deltaproteobacteria bacterium genome, the window CCGCCAACCAGGACCACGGACCGGCAATCCTGTATTCCGTCGTAAAGAGCTTCCATGACCGCTTTGCCGGATCCGCCTCCGCACTTGAGAACGGACACCTTGCGGTCAATTCCACCGACCTCCACGCCGAGGATTTCCGCCAGCTTTAACGCCACCGCCTCGCCGCCGGGAGCACATCCTGTAACCTCAGCCTCCTCGGCCAGAACACCCACGGCAAACCCGGAGCAGCCTGGATATCCACACGCCCCGCAGTTGAGTCCGGGGAGGGCTTCCTCCACCTCAACGAGCCTGGGATCCACCTCCACGTGGAACTTTTTCGAGGCGACCCCCAGGCCGAAGGCCGCGATGAAGCCCAATCCTGTAAGACTGATAATAGCCGCCAGCATATTGAGATTACTTTACCATCCCGGAGAAGCCCATGAAGGCGAGTGACAGGATACCGGCGGTGATGAAGGCGGAGGCCGTTCCCTTGAACGGCTTAGGGACGTCGGCCAGTTCCACCCGCTCCCTGATGCCGGCCATAAGGACGAGGGCCAAGGTAAATCCGAGGGAGGAACCGAATGCGAAGATGATTGTCGAGAAGAAATCAAGGTTCTTCTGAACGGTCAGCAGCGCCACACCCAGAACGGCACAGTTGGTAGTGATCAGGGGTAGGAAGATTCCAAGGGATTCGTAAAGCGCGGGGCTGACCTTACGGATAAACATCTCCACGAACTGCACCAGGGCGGCGATGACAAGGATAAACATGATGGTCTGAAGATATACAAGCTGAAAGGGGACAAGCAGGTACTCCTGGATGTTCCATGTCACGGAGGATGCCACGGTCATGACGAAGACCACCGCCATGCCCATACCGGTAGCGGTTTCGATCCTTTTGGAAACGCCCATGAACGGGCAAAGGCCCAGGAACCGAGCCAGAACAAAGTTATTGACGAAGACCGTCCCGATGATAATCAGAAAAACAGTTTTCACTGAATCAACCTCATCCAAGGACCCCTTTCCGGATTAGAAATGGTGTGCCTTTAACCTTGACAAACGCTGTACCTTCCCATATTTAACGCCCTTTGACAACCTCGTATTGGCGGCATCGGCGACGCCCCAAAGCGTAGACGGAAGCAATCCCGAAGGTCAAGAGCTAATTTACCACAGCACGGCCCTTCGCAGGCCGTTCCACCCTTCGACAAGCTCAGGGC encodes:
- the rsxA gene encoding electron transport complex subunit RsxA gives rise to the protein MKTVFLIIIGTVFVNNFVLARFLGLCPFMGVSKRIETATGMGMAVVFVMTVASSVTWNIQEYLLVPFQLVYLQTIMFILVIAALVQFVEMFIRKVSPALYESLGIFLPLITTNCAVLGVALLTVQKNLDFFSTIIFAFGSSLGFTLALVLMAGIRERVELADVPKPFKGTASAFITAGILSLAFMGFSGMVK